Proteins encoded within one genomic window of Augochlora pura isolate Apur16 chromosome 11, APUR_v2.2.1, whole genome shotgun sequence:
- the Rictor gene encoding rapamycin-insensitive companion of Tor isoform X1 has product MAFHNWKIWGRNLRMSHRRPNNEDSCVQLDLSRGLKENVKEVLTNLCQRNNIPSIKKLAYLNAIVKLISEIDSPDYGYSIDDVFCCLRVVLVHEATQVRAAALRAVRYMLKKEQDVIAINKLQYPYFVARSMDVNLRNEMEGLQALRLVRRILVLAPKHFSPILARSLISLINGGIEEKDGAFRAFLATLCELGVLNSNLLISCGGIGALGRAAMTGQSPAIIESVVGVLLKLLNTPETRNSVSLLCFAAPYCELNTLGIDGSKEERERFAASKLALLSILRSYSGVLHFCRPDDNSGLKAIADILYVEQLEVRGAVLELLYELLDLPLPTWTDEPDVALAAVDPSRTRDSWKLSEGFVAAEGKYILPSLSSRCPNITEIHLALLVYALLECGLHHALAETIVSTDTFISVRAAVLLGALLHLAHSLLPPEVCDLTPPLPNLLKHASTGKHQALAAVTILERMHTMMRRRPAPASLFLDKILQAGTWLRPTLPRRQRTSSRHWLRRESPTTPLLKDAQVLSSKDALAWNWPVVRSILRSREDIMRTLHDSDHRLFMKRLVRYFKPCSNGYSRIELATNANLAREATLAGCDLLNCLLELHEPEGSKLLSELIGDIAEQIACLRTAQSAHECLFSPRHMSTTCCQKYFLFLGQLSQSAKGTVILNGFNLLEKLQDLALATNHDCYVKLIVSSLDYSRDGPNRKVMTKIITGATSEGTRLYATQFLRLILRARMSDAYKWAITLLTTRLSDSSKTVALTALEALHEACEEPEYLEALLQQEGQSRDWSKWLEELGDKGYLLKIRLYSLHHGFTSLSSPTEELEKWICPGGFAERYVGLIEGEIHDCLTRRQRDETGSYHRRTTNVPMVPHDIFILPHLIGQLAQHDLGMQLLLRRNVIQRFARTVQRFRMEVGNTDSESNSRCTKANCSVSDDVCVMSEESSTDETVESNRLETIMDSEVAETTDECSPQKVDPVVEVRRKTSLDDSRRNATERSWRLETKSRDEQNVSLNKKILKVKAALWVLGHVGTSVAGVEQLNHLGTIELITSIAETCLYYAIRATAMYSLSLIGTTRAGADALSSFDWPCVRHRRGDHWPVVPPTSKYPAPSPIPIQRHHRSLSDGKPELPEPVARRTRNRSESAATDLEARRFALPERGETPSPVSSIQRLSQQDAEGYAKLRSMQRHRRPSYSQSSLEMYSLDGRLSLQSLLEFDSSRSWIAEHVYTPTPPPPEDNNDNLFYMGIALPRRLITIFPELPQPSALSITDDIPKSDIETTEVDEESCSEYDADADHCRICLVCCLGKNNHKDSISDQDAKLQRVILRHAQRLANPLWYRHSQQALLRLRQLHSETFQDTCLFSDVATRLGSGTYRMPARRFLQELFLDSTFDALYVEPANILKLKDSKEEVSPESPIPTAPEPKHLVPSETKINGRLTFSEIEVTQLDVVTEEARGDSCKTQQCNKVQEVLRNSERRSDEKLIAEILKPEERLRLSKSSDRLLKVTGTNSAISLD; this is encoded by the exons ATGGCATTTCATAATTGGAAGATTTGGGGTAGAAACCTTCGTATGAGCCATC GCCGTCCAAACAATGAAGACAGCTGCGTGCAACTTGATCTGTCAAGAG GACTAAAGGAGAATGTGAAGGAAGTTTTGACCAATCTCTGTCAACGTAACAATATACCAAGCATAAAGAAATTAGCATATCTTAATGCAATTGTTAAACTGATCAGTGAAATTGATTCACCAGATTATGGATATTCTATCGATGATGTTTTCTGCTG ccTACGCGTGGTTCTTGTCCATGAAGCAACTCAAGTTCGTGCTGCTGCATTGCGAGCAGTTCGATATATGCTCAAAAAAGAACAAGATGTTATTGCGATTAACAAATTGCAATATCCATATTTTGTTGCTCGTAGCATGGATGTTAATTTACGAAACGAAATGGAGGGGCTGCAGGCACTTAGACTGGTTAGACGAATTCTAGTATTAGCTCCAAAACATTTTAGTCCTATTTTAGCAAGATCTTTAATCAGCCTGATAAATGGTGGAATCGAAGAGAAAGATGGAGCATTTCGAGCGTTCTTGGCAACTTTATGCGAGTTGGGAGTTctaaattcgaatttattaattagttgCGGTGGAATCGGTGCTCTTGGAAGAGCTGCCATGACCGGGCAAAGTCCTGCTATAATTGAATCGGTTGTAGgagttctattaaaattattaaatactccAGAAACTAGAAACAGCGTTTCTCTTCTATGTTTTGCAGCTCCTTATTGTGAGTTAAATACATTGGGTATAGATGGATCGAAAGAGGAACGAGAAAGATTTGCAGCAAGTAAATTAGcattattaagtatattaagATCTTACTCTGGTGTTCTACATTTCTGTCGCCCGGACGATAACTCTGGTCTGAAAGCTATAGCAGATATATTGTATGTTGAACAACTTGAAGTAAGAGGTGCTGTATTAGAATTACTTTATGAATTGTTGGATCTACCATTGCCGACATGGACAGACGAGCCCGACGTTGCTCTTGCTGCAGTAGATCCGAGCAGAACACGTGATTCGTGGAAATTATCAGAAGGTTTCGTCGCTGCTgaaggaaaatatattttaccatcTTTATCATCACGTTGTCCAAACATAACAGAAATTCATTTAGCCTTATTGGTCTACGCTTTACTGGAATGTGGCTTACATCATGCTCTCGCAGAGACTATTGTCTCCACcgatacttttatttctgtacGTGCTGCTGTTCTTCTAGGTGCGCTATTGCACCTCGCACATTCTTTACTGCCACCGGAAGTATGTGATCTCACGCCGCCGTTaccgaatttattaaaacatgcAAGCACTGGGAAGCATCAAGCATTAGCAGCTGTAACAATCTTGGAAAGAATGCATACTATGATGCGTCGAAGACCAGCACCAGCTAGTTTGTTTCTCGACAAAATTCTACAAGCTGGTACATGGTTGAGACCAACCCTACCAAGACGTCAACGAACTTCCAGTAGACATTGGTTGCGCAGAGAATCGCCAACTACGCCCCTTTTAAAGGATGCTCAAGTACTCAGTTCGAAAGATGCTCTTGCATGGAACTGGCCGGTGGTGCGATCTATATTACGTTCACGAGAAGACATAATGCGAACTCTTCATGATTCCGATCACAGACTGTTCATGAAGAGACTTGTACGTTACTTTAAACCGTGTTCAAATGGATATAGTAGGATAGAGCTAGCAACAAATGCCAATTTAGCACGAGAAGCAACATTAGCTGGTTGTGATTTATTGAACTGTTTATTAGAGCTACACGAACCCGAGGGTTCAAAATTATTGAGCGAGCTAATAGGAGATATAGCTGAGCAAATTGCCTGTTTGCGGACAGCTCAGTCCGCCCACGAGTGTCTATTTTCACCTCGACACATGTCTACCACTTGTTGTCagaagtattttttatttcttgggCAACTAAGTCAATCAGCGAAAGGGACTGTAATTCTAAatggatttaatttattagaaaagttGCAAGACTTAGCTTTAGCTACTAATCATGACTGTTATGTTAAACTTATAGTTTCAAGTTTAGATTATTCCAGAGACGGACCTAATAGGAAAGTAAtgactaaaattattactggAGCAACATCAGAAGGTACAAGACTATACGCTACACAGTTCCTTAGATTGATACTCAGAGCCAGAATGTCTGATGCCTATAAGTGGGCAATAACATTACTAACAACTAGATTGTCTGACTCCAGTAAAACTGTAGCATTAACTGCTTTAGAGGCATTACACGAAGCTTGCGAAGAGCCAGAATATTTAGAGGCTCTATTGCAACAAGAAGGTCAGTCTCGTGATTGGAGTAAATGGCTTGAAGAGTTAGGTGACAAAGGTTACTTGTTGAAAATTCGTCTTTACTCTCTTCATCATGGCTTCACGTCGCTCTCCTCTCCCACCGAGGAATTAGAAAAATGGATATGTCCCGGTGGTTTTGCAGAGAGGTATGTTGGCTTAATAGAAGGAGAAATACACGACTGTTTGACGCGCCGTCAGAGAGACGAGACCGGAAGTTATCATAGAAGAACAACCAATGTTCCCATGGTGCCTCACGATATTTTCATCCTGCCACACTTGATAGGACAATTGGCGCAACATGATCTAGGCATGCAACTACTTTTGCGACGAAATGTAATACAACGTTTCGCTCGAACTGTTCAACGATTCAGGATGGAAGTGGGTAATACGGATTCAGAATCAAACTCGAGATGCACCAAAGCCAATTGTTCCGTCAGCGACGATGTTTGTGTCATGTCCGAAGAATCTAGTACGGACGAAACAGTAGAATCGAATAGATTAGAAACGATAATGGATTCTGAAGTAGCAGAAACAACGGACGAGTGTAGTCCTCAAAAAGTTGATCCTGTTGTGGAAGTTCGTCGTAAAACAAGCTTGGACGATTCGAGGCGTAACGCTACAGAAAGGAGTTGGAGATTGGAAACTAAATCTCGCGACGAACAAAATGTCAGTTTAAATAAGAAGATTCTGAAAGTGAAGGCTGCGTTGTGGGTGCTTGGTCATGTAGGAACATCGGTCGCAGGAGTGGAACAGTTGAATCATTTGGGAACTATTGAATTGATAACATCCATCGCAGAAACCTGTTTATATTATGCGATACGAGCGACAGCTATGTACTCTCTTAGCCTTATCGGAACTACTCGTGCGGGCGCTGATGCTTTGTCCTCCTTTGACTGGCCGTGCGTTCGACACAGACGCGGTGATCACTGGCCCGTTGTGCCTCCTACAAGCAAATATCCAGCCCCGAGTCCTATTCCGATACAGCGACATCATAGAAGTCTTAGCGATGGCAAACCAGAATTACCTGAACCAGTAGCACGAAGAACTAGAAATCGATCTGAAAGTGCAGCTACAGATCTCGAAGCGAGGCGATTTGCTCTACC gGAAAGAGGTGAAACGCCAAGTCCTGTTTCCAGTATTCAAAGATTGAGTCAACAAGATGCTGAGGGATACGCAAAACTCCGTAGCATGCAGCGTCATCGTCGACCAAGTTATTCTCAAAGTAGTTTAGAG ATGTACAGTTTAGATGGTCGCCTTTCGTTGCAAAGTTTATTAGAATTTGATTCGTCTCGCAGCTGGATTGCGGAACACGTGTACACTCCAACCCCTCCACCCCCCGAagataataacgataatttattttacatggGTATTGCTCTTCCAAGAAGACTTATAACTATATTTCCGGAACTACCGCAGCCCTCGGCGTTGTCTATAACTGACGACATACCGAAATCCGACATAGAAACGACTGAAGTAGATGAAGAATCTTGTTCTGAATACGATGCAGACGCGGACCATTGTCGTATATGTTTGGTATGCTGTCTTGGCAAGAATAACCACAAAGATTCGATTTCCGATCAAGATGCTAAATTGCAAAG GGTAATACTTAGACACGCACAGCGGTTAGCGAATCCTCTATGGTACAGACACAGCCAACAGGCCCTGCTTAGACTGCGGCAACTGCACTCAGAAACATTTCAA GATACTTGTCTGTTTTCGGACGTGGCAACACGTTTAGGTAGTGGTACTTACAGAATGCCAGCACGACgatttttacaggaattgtttCTAGATTCCACATTCGACGCG cTGTATGTGGAACCAgcaaatattctgaaattgaAAGACAGTAAAGAGGAAGTATCGCCGGAATCGCCTATTCCTACGGCACCTGAACCAAAGCACCTTGTGCCTtcagaaacaaaaatcaatggAAGACTAACTTTTTCTGAGATCGAAGTGACCCAATTGGATGTTGTTACCGAAGAGGCGAGAGGCGATTCTTGCAAAACACAAcaatgcaataaagtgcaagAAGTATTGAGGAATTCCGAACGACGTAGCGACGAGAAGCTAATAGCAGAAATCTTAAAACCGGAAGAAAGGTTACGTCTATCAAAAAGTTCTGATAGATTATTAAAGGTAACAGGTACAAACAGTGCCATCAGCCTTGAT
- the Rictor gene encoding rapamycin-insensitive companion of Tor isoform X2: MAFHNWKIWGRNLRMSHRRPNNEDSCVQLDLSRGLKENVKEVLTNLCQRNNIPSIKKLAYLNAIVKLISEIDSPDYGYSIDDVFCCLRVVLVHEATQVRAAALRAVRYMLKKEQDVIAINKLQYPYFVARSMDVNLRNEMEGLQALRLVRRILVLAPKHFSPILARSLISLINGGIEEKDGAFRAFLATLCELGVLNSNLLISCGGIGALGRAAMTGQSPAIIESVVGVLLKLLNTPETRNSVSLLCFAAPYCELNTLGIDGSKEERERFAASKLALLSILRSYSGVLHFCRPDDNSGLKAIADILYVEQLEVRGAVLELLYELLDLPLPTWTDEPDVALAAVDPSRTRDSWKLSEGFVAAEGKYILPSLSSRCPNITEIHLALLVYALLECGLHHALAETIVSTDTFISVRAAVLLGALLHLAHSLLPPEVCDLTPPLPNLLKHASTGKHQALAAVTILERMHTMMRRRPAPASLFLDKILQAGTWLRPTLPRRQRTSSRHWLRRESPTTPLLKDAQVLSSKDALAWNWPVVRSILRSREDIMRTLHDSDHRLFMKRLVRYFKPCSNGYSRIELATNANLAREATLAGCDLLNCLLELHEPEGSKLLSELIGDIAEQIACLRTAQSAHECLFSPRHMSTTCCQKYFLFLGQLSQSAKGTVILNGFNLLEKLQDLALATNHDCYVKLIVSSLDYSRDGPNRKVMTKIITGATSEGTRLYATQFLRLILRARMSDAYKWAITLLTTRLSDSSKTVALTALEALHEACEEPEYLEALLQQEGQSRDWSKWLEELGDKGYLLKIRLYSLHHGFTSLSSPTEELEKWICPGGFAERYVGLIEGEIHDCLTRRQRDETGSYHRRTTNVPMVPHDIFILPHLIGQLAQHDLGMQLLLRRNVIQRFARTVQRFRMEVGNTDSESNSRCTKANCSVSDDVCVMSEESSTDETVESNRLETIMDSEVAETTDECSPQKVDPVVEVRRKTSLDDSRRNATERSWRLETKSRDEQNVSLNKKILKVKAALWVLGHVGTSVAGVEQLNHLGTIELITSIAETCLYYAIRATAMYSLSLIGTTRAGADALSSFDWPCVRHRRGDHWPVVPPTSKYPAPSPIPIQRHHRSLSDGKPELPEPVARRTRNRSESAATDLEARRFALPERGETPSPVSSIQRLSQQDAEGYAKLRSMQRHRRPSYSQSSLEMYSLDGRLSLQSLLEFDSSRSWIAEHVYTPTPPPPEDNNDNLFYMGIALPRRLITIFPELPQPSALSITDDIPKSDIETTEVDEESCSEYDADADHCRICLVCCLGKNNHKDSISDQDAKLQRVILRHAQRLANPLWYRHSQQALLRLRQLHSETFQDTCLFSDVATRLGSGTYRMPARRFLQELFLDSTFDALYVEPANILKLKDSKEEVSPESPIPTAPEPKHLVPSETKINGRLTFSEIEVTQLDVVTEEARGDSCKTQQCNKVQEVLRNSERRSDEKLIAEILKPEERLRLSKSSDRLLKLA; encoded by the exons ATGGCATTTCATAATTGGAAGATTTGGGGTAGAAACCTTCGTATGAGCCATC GCCGTCCAAACAATGAAGACAGCTGCGTGCAACTTGATCTGTCAAGAG GACTAAAGGAGAATGTGAAGGAAGTTTTGACCAATCTCTGTCAACGTAACAATATACCAAGCATAAAGAAATTAGCATATCTTAATGCAATTGTTAAACTGATCAGTGAAATTGATTCACCAGATTATGGATATTCTATCGATGATGTTTTCTGCTG ccTACGCGTGGTTCTTGTCCATGAAGCAACTCAAGTTCGTGCTGCTGCATTGCGAGCAGTTCGATATATGCTCAAAAAAGAACAAGATGTTATTGCGATTAACAAATTGCAATATCCATATTTTGTTGCTCGTAGCATGGATGTTAATTTACGAAACGAAATGGAGGGGCTGCAGGCACTTAGACTGGTTAGACGAATTCTAGTATTAGCTCCAAAACATTTTAGTCCTATTTTAGCAAGATCTTTAATCAGCCTGATAAATGGTGGAATCGAAGAGAAAGATGGAGCATTTCGAGCGTTCTTGGCAACTTTATGCGAGTTGGGAGTTctaaattcgaatttattaattagttgCGGTGGAATCGGTGCTCTTGGAAGAGCTGCCATGACCGGGCAAAGTCCTGCTATAATTGAATCGGTTGTAGgagttctattaaaattattaaatactccAGAAACTAGAAACAGCGTTTCTCTTCTATGTTTTGCAGCTCCTTATTGTGAGTTAAATACATTGGGTATAGATGGATCGAAAGAGGAACGAGAAAGATTTGCAGCAAGTAAATTAGcattattaagtatattaagATCTTACTCTGGTGTTCTACATTTCTGTCGCCCGGACGATAACTCTGGTCTGAAAGCTATAGCAGATATATTGTATGTTGAACAACTTGAAGTAAGAGGTGCTGTATTAGAATTACTTTATGAATTGTTGGATCTACCATTGCCGACATGGACAGACGAGCCCGACGTTGCTCTTGCTGCAGTAGATCCGAGCAGAACACGTGATTCGTGGAAATTATCAGAAGGTTTCGTCGCTGCTgaaggaaaatatattttaccatcTTTATCATCACGTTGTCCAAACATAACAGAAATTCATTTAGCCTTATTGGTCTACGCTTTACTGGAATGTGGCTTACATCATGCTCTCGCAGAGACTATTGTCTCCACcgatacttttatttctgtacGTGCTGCTGTTCTTCTAGGTGCGCTATTGCACCTCGCACATTCTTTACTGCCACCGGAAGTATGTGATCTCACGCCGCCGTTaccgaatttattaaaacatgcAAGCACTGGGAAGCATCAAGCATTAGCAGCTGTAACAATCTTGGAAAGAATGCATACTATGATGCGTCGAAGACCAGCACCAGCTAGTTTGTTTCTCGACAAAATTCTACAAGCTGGTACATGGTTGAGACCAACCCTACCAAGACGTCAACGAACTTCCAGTAGACATTGGTTGCGCAGAGAATCGCCAACTACGCCCCTTTTAAAGGATGCTCAAGTACTCAGTTCGAAAGATGCTCTTGCATGGAACTGGCCGGTGGTGCGATCTATATTACGTTCACGAGAAGACATAATGCGAACTCTTCATGATTCCGATCACAGACTGTTCATGAAGAGACTTGTACGTTACTTTAAACCGTGTTCAAATGGATATAGTAGGATAGAGCTAGCAACAAATGCCAATTTAGCACGAGAAGCAACATTAGCTGGTTGTGATTTATTGAACTGTTTATTAGAGCTACACGAACCCGAGGGTTCAAAATTATTGAGCGAGCTAATAGGAGATATAGCTGAGCAAATTGCCTGTTTGCGGACAGCTCAGTCCGCCCACGAGTGTCTATTTTCACCTCGACACATGTCTACCACTTGTTGTCagaagtattttttatttcttgggCAACTAAGTCAATCAGCGAAAGGGACTGTAATTCTAAatggatttaatttattagaaaagttGCAAGACTTAGCTTTAGCTACTAATCATGACTGTTATGTTAAACTTATAGTTTCAAGTTTAGATTATTCCAGAGACGGACCTAATAGGAAAGTAAtgactaaaattattactggAGCAACATCAGAAGGTACAAGACTATACGCTACACAGTTCCTTAGATTGATACTCAGAGCCAGAATGTCTGATGCCTATAAGTGGGCAATAACATTACTAACAACTAGATTGTCTGACTCCAGTAAAACTGTAGCATTAACTGCTTTAGAGGCATTACACGAAGCTTGCGAAGAGCCAGAATATTTAGAGGCTCTATTGCAACAAGAAGGTCAGTCTCGTGATTGGAGTAAATGGCTTGAAGAGTTAGGTGACAAAGGTTACTTGTTGAAAATTCGTCTTTACTCTCTTCATCATGGCTTCACGTCGCTCTCCTCTCCCACCGAGGAATTAGAAAAATGGATATGTCCCGGTGGTTTTGCAGAGAGGTATGTTGGCTTAATAGAAGGAGAAATACACGACTGTTTGACGCGCCGTCAGAGAGACGAGACCGGAAGTTATCATAGAAGAACAACCAATGTTCCCATGGTGCCTCACGATATTTTCATCCTGCCACACTTGATAGGACAATTGGCGCAACATGATCTAGGCATGCAACTACTTTTGCGACGAAATGTAATACAACGTTTCGCTCGAACTGTTCAACGATTCAGGATGGAAGTGGGTAATACGGATTCAGAATCAAACTCGAGATGCACCAAAGCCAATTGTTCCGTCAGCGACGATGTTTGTGTCATGTCCGAAGAATCTAGTACGGACGAAACAGTAGAATCGAATAGATTAGAAACGATAATGGATTCTGAAGTAGCAGAAACAACGGACGAGTGTAGTCCTCAAAAAGTTGATCCTGTTGTGGAAGTTCGTCGTAAAACAAGCTTGGACGATTCGAGGCGTAACGCTACAGAAAGGAGTTGGAGATTGGAAACTAAATCTCGCGACGAACAAAATGTCAGTTTAAATAAGAAGATTCTGAAAGTGAAGGCTGCGTTGTGGGTGCTTGGTCATGTAGGAACATCGGTCGCAGGAGTGGAACAGTTGAATCATTTGGGAACTATTGAATTGATAACATCCATCGCAGAAACCTGTTTATATTATGCGATACGAGCGACAGCTATGTACTCTCTTAGCCTTATCGGAACTACTCGTGCGGGCGCTGATGCTTTGTCCTCCTTTGACTGGCCGTGCGTTCGACACAGACGCGGTGATCACTGGCCCGTTGTGCCTCCTACAAGCAAATATCCAGCCCCGAGTCCTATTCCGATACAGCGACATCATAGAAGTCTTAGCGATGGCAAACCAGAATTACCTGAACCAGTAGCACGAAGAACTAGAAATCGATCTGAAAGTGCAGCTACAGATCTCGAAGCGAGGCGATTTGCTCTACC gGAAAGAGGTGAAACGCCAAGTCCTGTTTCCAGTATTCAAAGATTGAGTCAACAAGATGCTGAGGGATACGCAAAACTCCGTAGCATGCAGCGTCATCGTCGACCAAGTTATTCTCAAAGTAGTTTAGAG ATGTACAGTTTAGATGGTCGCCTTTCGTTGCAAAGTTTATTAGAATTTGATTCGTCTCGCAGCTGGATTGCGGAACACGTGTACACTCCAACCCCTCCACCCCCCGAagataataacgataatttattttacatggGTATTGCTCTTCCAAGAAGACTTATAACTATATTTCCGGAACTACCGCAGCCCTCGGCGTTGTCTATAACTGACGACATACCGAAATCCGACATAGAAACGACTGAAGTAGATGAAGAATCTTGTTCTGAATACGATGCAGACGCGGACCATTGTCGTATATGTTTGGTATGCTGTCTTGGCAAGAATAACCACAAAGATTCGATTTCCGATCAAGATGCTAAATTGCAAAG GGTAATACTTAGACACGCACAGCGGTTAGCGAATCCTCTATGGTACAGACACAGCCAACAGGCCCTGCTTAGACTGCGGCAACTGCACTCAGAAACATTTCAA GATACTTGTCTGTTTTCGGACGTGGCAACACGTTTAGGTAGTGGTACTTACAGAATGCCAGCACGACgatttttacaggaattgtttCTAGATTCCACATTCGACGCG cTGTATGTGGAACCAgcaaatattctgaaattgaAAGACAGTAAAGAGGAAGTATCGCCGGAATCGCCTATTCCTACGGCACCTGAACCAAAGCACCTTGTGCCTtcagaaacaaaaatcaatggAAGACTAACTTTTTCTGAGATCGAAGTGACCCAATTGGATGTTGTTACCGAAGAGGCGAGAGGCGATTCTTGCAAAACACAAcaatgcaataaagtgcaagAAGTATTGAGGAATTCCGAACGACGTAGCGACGAGAAGCTAATAGCAGAAATCTTAAAACCGGAAGAAAGGTTACGTCTATCAAAAAGTTCTGATAGATTATTAAAG